From Leptidea sinapis chromosome 12, ilLepSina1.1, whole genome shotgun sequence, the proteins below share one genomic window:
- the LOC126967258 gene encoding uncharacterized protein LOC126967258 codes for MTVKLLFVLIIVTAMKTVYSINCYQCSGSDSNNPFECNEYLDSETNLIANDCSSIHNAQYCIKHVGRFEGGSIECYQCNTTSELECSDGMMKLDGGMLSATPCDQVYNAQYCIKEIDGIGTKRFCSSLDLGNQCKYVQQLGDVLEYRTCIYTCDTDGCNSASTLRMCFTIFILCFMSIWINQV; via the exons ATGACTGTTAAGTTGCTTTTCGTATTGATTATAGTAACTGCTATGAAAACAG tTTATTCCATAAACTGTTACCAGTGTTCTGGAAGCGATTCAAACAATCCATTTGAATGCAATGAGTATTTAGATTCCGAAACGAATTTAATTGCAAATGATTGTTCTTCAATTCACAATGCCCAGTATTGTATCAAACATGTAGGAAGATTTGAAG GTGGTTCTATTGAATGTTATCAGTGTAATACAACATCAGAGTTGGAATGTAGTGATGGTATGATGAAGCTTGATGGTGGTATGCTGAGTGCCACACCCTGTGACCAAGTATATAATGCCCAGTACTGCATCAAGGAAATAG ATGGAATTGGTACAAAAAGGTTTTGCTCGTCATTAGATTTAGGAAACCAATGCAAATATGTGCAACAACTGGGAGATGTGTTGGAATATAGGACCTGTATTTATACCTGTGATACAGATGGTTGCAACAGTGCCTCGACTTTGAGAATGTGtttcacaatatttattttatgctttATGTCGATTTGGATAAATCAAGTCTGA